One part of the Microbulbifer sp. THAF38 genome encodes these proteins:
- a CDS encoding FMN-dependent NADH-azoreductase, whose protein sequence is MAKLLSIQSSMFQSGGQTSQLATKYVKSWKAKNPNGEVTERDLVAEPIPHLTLDRFQAFTTPAEQRSPEQQDIVEYSDKLIEEISSADVLVFGVPMYNFNIPSTLHTYFDHIARAGVTFRYTPNGPEGLLKDKKTIIFIARGGYYGNEHSQSAFLRQLLGFVGITNIEFIYTEGLATGDDAKEKALAAANARIAQLA, encoded by the coding sequence ATGGCAAAGCTACTCAGCATCCAGTCTAGTATGTTCCAATCCGGTGGGCAGACCTCCCAGCTGGCTACAAAGTATGTAAAGAGCTGGAAAGCAAAAAACCCAAATGGAGAAGTGACCGAGCGCGATCTGGTAGCGGAACCTATCCCCCACCTGACTCTCGATCGCTTTCAAGCTTTCACTACTCCGGCAGAGCAACGTAGCCCTGAACAACAGGACATCGTGGAGTATTCAGACAAACTGATTGAAGAAATTTCCTCTGCAGATGTGCTGGTCTTTGGTGTTCCCATGTACAACTTCAACATCCCTTCTACCCTGCACACCTATTTTGACCATATTGCCCGAGCGGGGGTAACTTTCCGCTATACGCCTAATGGGCCTGAGGGACTACTGAAAGACAAGAAGACAATTATCTTTATCGCGCGAGGTGGATACTACGGTAACGAGCATTCACAGAGCGCGTTTCTCCGCCAACTCCTCGGTTTTGTGGGAATAACCAATATCGAGTTCATATACACGGAAGGACTAGCAACGGGAGATGATGCCAAAGAAAAAGCATTGGCGGCTGCAAATGCGCGTATCGCCCAGCTTGCATAA
- a CDS encoding metallophosphoesterase produces the protein MEHCKYDIIGDIHGHASALIELLNFLGYRETSSGYAHPERKVIFLGDFIDRGEHLVEHRKLLKIVMSMVNNGHAQAIMGNHEFNALAYHTEVNGKPLRPHTDKNTKQHQAFLNEYPDNDPEKSQVLNFFRSLPLWLDLGQLRAVHACWDEKSIDFLKSKTGGARLTSELLLQASSPGSDAFNAVETLLKGYEVELPQNVSFLDKDGNRRFAVRVQWWNSSAKALGEIALPRGVDIGSAASLPAPRGIPYYPKADKPCFIGHYWLKGAPAPLTDNVACLDYSVAGNGKLVAYRFDGEQILSKDKFVFVA, from the coding sequence ATGGAACACTGCAAGTACGACATTATTGGCGATATCCATGGTCACGCCAGCGCATTGATTGAGCTGCTCAATTTTCTGGGTTATCGGGAAACAAGCAGCGGTTATGCGCACCCAGAACGCAAAGTCATCTTTCTTGGAGACTTTATCGACCGCGGTGAGCACCTGGTAGAGCACCGCAAGCTCCTGAAGATAGTTATGAGCATGGTCAACAATGGTCATGCACAAGCGATTATGGGCAATCACGAGTTTAACGCCCTGGCTTATCACACCGAGGTCAATGGCAAGCCCCTGCGCCCACATACCGATAAGAATACAAAACAACACCAGGCCTTTCTGAATGAGTACCCCGATAACGATCCAGAGAAATCTCAGGTGCTGAATTTCTTTAGGTCATTGCCGCTATGGCTTGACCTGGGTCAACTGCGAGCAGTCCACGCCTGCTGGGATGAGAAAAGTATTGATTTTTTGAAATCAAAAACTGGCGGGGCGAGGTTAACGTCTGAGCTTTTACTGCAAGCGAGCTCCCCGGGCAGTGATGCCTTCAATGCAGTGGAAACTCTGCTCAAAGGTTATGAAGTTGAACTGCCTCAAAATGTAAGTTTTCTGGATAAGGATGGTAATCGCCGCTTTGCTGTCCGTGTTCAATGGTGGAACTCTTCTGCAAAAGCGCTGGGTGAGATAGCGTTGCCACGTGGTGTTGATATCGGTTCCGCCGCTAGCTTGCCAGCGCCTAGGGGTATTCCTTATTACCCTAAAGCAGATAAGCCCTGCTTTATCGGTCACTATTGGCTTAAAGGTGCACCAGCACCTTTAACTGATAATGTTGCTTGTCTCGACTATTCCGTCGCAGGGAATGGCAAGCTCGTTGCTTATCGATTTGATGGTGAACAGATATTGAGTAAAGACAAGTTTGTGTTCGTGGCGTAG
- a CDS encoding efflux RND transporter permease subunit gives MASFFINRPIFAWVLAIITMLAGALSISKLAVERYPNIAPPSINIEASYPGASAKVVEDSVTQILERNMKGLDGLLYMSAVSQSNGGVSVSLTFENGTDPDTAQVQVQNKVQLAMPLLPQEVQLQGVNVSKSRGGFLMVAGFVSEDGSMNRNDIADYINSAIVDPVSRVPGVGNVQVFGSKYAMRIWLDPNKLTTYDLTPNDVAAAVRAQNAQVTVGSLGGAPAVPGQQLNASITSQERLQTPQQFREIVVRANDDGSILRLGDVARVELGAENYEFISRYNRQPATGIAINLATGANALETAEGVKAKLKELEPFFPRGLTSVVPFDTTPFVEVSIKGVISTLIEAIVLVFLVMYLFLQNFRATLIPTIAVPVVLLGTFAVLAALGFSVNMLTMFAMVLAIGLLVDDAIVVVENVERVMREEGLSPKEATKKSMHQITPALIGIGVVLSAVFVPMAFMDGATGVIYRQFSATIVAAMALSVLVAIILTPALCATLLKPLSKGESHGEKGFFGWFNRNFERGSRRYQGGVQGILKRSGRFMLLFVALSAVMAFLFLRLPSSFLPDEDQGVLFSMVQAPVGATQERTMESIRKVEDQFLDNEQGTVKSVFSVQGFSFAGSGQNTGIAFVNMEDWSEREEESQSAGAVAMRAMGALMQIKDAMAFAFAPPPLPELGSSGGFNFYLKDNGNLGHEALTAARNQFLGMAGQSKLLSNVRPNGQEDTPQFRVKIDNAKAAALGLSIADINSALSTAWGGSYIDDFIDRGRVKRVYMQADAPYRMVPEDFQLWSVRNDKGDMVPLSSFASFSWEYGSPRLERYNGVPSMQINGQAAAGVSSGEAMAEVESLVAQLPAGVGIEWSGLSYQERAAGAQTPLLYTLSLLIVFLCLAALYESWTVPTAVLLMAPLGILGAVLANSLRGMERDIYFQVAMLTTVGLTSKNAILIVEFAKQNLENGMELVEATMRAVRDRLRPILMTSLAFGLGVLPLAIATGAGSGAQRAIGTGVLGGMVVGTLLGIFFIPLFFVVVQRLFGRKTRVSSTDTGQDQVLASKKTEAAEAL, from the coding sequence ATGGCGAGCTTTTTTATTAACCGGCCCATCTTTGCCTGGGTTCTGGCAATTATCACCATGCTGGCAGGTGCATTGTCTATCAGCAAGTTGGCGGTGGAGCGCTATCCGAATATCGCACCGCCCTCTATTAATATTGAGGCCAGTTACCCTGGCGCCTCCGCCAAAGTGGTGGAAGATTCGGTGACGCAGATTCTGGAGCGGAATATGAAAGGTCTCGATGGCCTTCTCTATATGTCTGCTGTCAGTCAATCTAACGGTGGTGTGTCTGTCTCCCTTACGTTTGAGAATGGTACCGACCCGGATACCGCACAGGTGCAAGTCCAAAACAAGGTACAGCTGGCAATGCCGCTGTTGCCCCAAGAGGTGCAGTTACAAGGGGTCAATGTCAGTAAGTCCCGAGGTGGCTTCTTGATGGTTGCAGGTTTTGTCTCCGAAGACGGCAGTATGAACCGCAACGACATTGCCGATTACATCAACTCAGCGATTGTGGACCCGGTTAGCCGGGTGCCCGGTGTTGGTAATGTGCAGGTGTTCGGCTCCAAATATGCAATGCGTATCTGGCTCGATCCCAACAAGCTGACTACTTACGATTTGACACCGAATGATGTAGCCGCGGCGGTCCGTGCCCAGAATGCCCAGGTCACAGTGGGCAGCCTTGGTGGCGCACCGGCGGTGCCAGGGCAGCAACTCAATGCCTCTATTACCTCCCAGGAGCGCCTGCAAACCCCGCAACAGTTCCGGGAAATCGTGGTACGAGCCAATGATGATGGCTCCATACTGCGGCTTGGCGATGTCGCCCGCGTTGAGTTGGGGGCAGAGAATTATGAATTTATCTCCCGCTACAATCGTCAACCGGCTACCGGTATCGCCATTAACCTGGCCACCGGTGCCAACGCACTGGAAACCGCCGAAGGCGTGAAAGCGAAACTTAAAGAGCTGGAGCCTTTCTTCCCTCGGGGGCTGACTTCGGTCGTACCATTTGATACTACGCCCTTTGTCGAGGTCTCCATTAAAGGTGTGATCAGCACATTGATTGAAGCAATTGTGCTGGTCTTCCTGGTGATGTATCTGTTCCTGCAGAATTTCCGTGCAACCCTGATCCCTACAATCGCAGTACCGGTGGTGCTGTTGGGTACCTTTGCCGTACTCGCGGCACTGGGCTTCTCGGTCAATATGCTCACCATGTTCGCTATGGTATTGGCCATCGGCCTGCTAGTGGACGACGCTATTGTGGTGGTGGAAAACGTAGAAAGGGTGATGCGCGAAGAGGGCTTATCACCGAAGGAAGCCACTAAAAAATCCATGCACCAGATTACCCCGGCATTGATCGGAATCGGTGTCGTGCTATCGGCGGTGTTTGTGCCAATGGCATTTATGGATGGCGCCACTGGCGTAATTTACCGGCAGTTCTCAGCAACCATTGTTGCTGCCATGGCCTTGTCTGTATTAGTGGCGATTATCCTGACCCCCGCACTATGTGCCACCTTGCTGAAACCACTTTCAAAAGGGGAAAGCCACGGTGAGAAAGGCTTCTTCGGTTGGTTCAATCGCAACTTTGAGCGCGGCAGTCGGCGCTACCAGGGCGGAGTGCAGGGCATCCTAAAACGTAGCGGCCGCTTTATGCTGTTGTTTGTGGCCCTTTCCGCTGTGATGGCCTTCTTATTCCTGCGTTTACCCAGCTCCTTCCTGCCCGATGAAGACCAGGGCGTGCTCTTCTCTATGGTGCAGGCACCCGTGGGCGCGACCCAGGAGCGCACCATGGAATCTATCCGCAAAGTGGAAGATCAATTCCTGGATAACGAGCAGGGCACCGTGAAGTCCGTATTTTCGGTGCAGGGCTTTAGCTTTGCCGGTAGCGGCCAGAATACTGGTATCGCCTTTGTGAATATGGAAGACTGGTCTGAGCGGGAAGAAGAGTCGCAAAGTGCTGGCGCAGTAGCCATGCGTGCTATGGGCGCGCTGATGCAAATTAAAGATGCCATGGCTTTTGCCTTTGCACCTCCGCCTCTGCCAGAGTTGGGTTCTTCTGGTGGCTTTAACTTTTACTTAAAAGATAATGGCAACCTGGGGCACGAAGCACTGACCGCTGCCCGCAACCAATTCTTGGGGATGGCCGGGCAGAGTAAGTTACTGTCTAACGTACGCCCCAATGGCCAGGAGGACACGCCGCAATTTCGAGTGAAAATCGACAATGCCAAAGCTGCGGCCCTCGGCTTGTCTATTGCCGATATTAACAGCGCGCTGAGTACCGCTTGGGGTGGCTCCTATATCGATGATTTTATCGATCGCGGCCGGGTCAAGCGGGTTTATATGCAGGCGGATGCGCCATATCGTATGGTGCCGGAAGACTTCCAGCTCTGGTCTGTGCGCAATGATAAAGGCGATATGGTACCCCTATCTTCCTTTGCCAGCTTTTCCTGGGAGTATGGATCTCCCCGCTTGGAACGCTATAACGGCGTGCCCTCCATGCAGATCAATGGTCAGGCAGCAGCGGGGGTCAGTTCTGGCGAGGCCATGGCAGAAGTGGAGAGCTTGGTAGCGCAATTGCCGGCGGGGGTTGGTATTGAATGGAGCGGTCTTTCCTATCAGGAGCGCGCCGCCGGTGCACAAACACCACTGCTCTATACCCTGTCATTACTGATTGTATTCTTGTGCCTTGCCGCTCTCTATGAGAGCTGGACAGTACCGACCGCGGTATTGTTGATGGCGCCGCTCGGTATTCTCGGCGCAGTGCTTGCCAACAGTTTGCGCGGCATGGAGAGGGATATCTATTTCCAGGTAGCTATGCTGACCACTGTCGGCTTGACCAGTAAGAACGCCATTCTGATTGTGGAGTTTGCCAAGCAAAACCTGGAAAACGGAATGGAACTGGTGGAAGCGACCATGCGTGCAGTCCGTGATCGCCTGCGCCCTATCCTGATGACTTCTTTGGCTTTTGGCTTGGGGGTTCTTCCACTTGCGATAGCCACTGGTGCAGGTTCCGGCGCACAGCGTGCGATTGGAACCGGGGTGCTGGGAGGGATGGTTGTGGGCACGCTGCTGGGAATCTTCTTTATACCGCTGTTCTTTGTAGTGGTGCAGAGATTGTTTGGGCGTAAAACTAGAGTGAGCAGTACTGATACTGGGCAGGATCAAGTTCTTGCCAGTAAAAAGACAGAAGCTGCGGAAGCTTTGTAA
- a CDS encoding efflux RND transporter periplasmic adaptor subunit, translating into MLNKKAFISLLITSALLAACDERTAAPPMPAPQVTVVTLESEPVTLTRELPGRTSPFKVAEVRPQVNGIIKQQLFREGGRVDANQPLYQLDDAIYQADVDSARAKLQGANAAMNIARLKAERTAGLVKSGAVSKQENDVAEADLQEARASVAAARAELHRAEIQLDYAQITSPITGRIGKSSVTQGALVAANQAATLATVQQLDPIYVDVTQSAAELVSLRRALQAGTLADATNLPVKILLEDGSEFEHQGKLEFAEASVDPSTGSVLLRVVVPNPDNMLLPGMYVRAIVGSGVREHAILVPQQGIARDPKGNTSAMVVNEENIVAQRSVRVSRTVGNRWLVEEGLEPGDRVVVAGLQKIRPGAPVQPSEREDKQVPAAAGDDDDAAEQGS; encoded by the coding sequence ATGCTCAATAAAAAAGCGTTTATCAGTCTTTTGATCACTAGTGCATTGCTTGCCGCTTGTGATGAAAGAACCGCTGCGCCACCGATGCCGGCGCCACAGGTGACTGTGGTTACGCTGGAATCCGAGCCGGTTACGCTTACCAGAGAGCTACCTGGTCGCACTTCACCTTTCAAGGTGGCGGAAGTTCGTCCACAGGTAAATGGCATCATAAAACAGCAATTGTTCCGTGAAGGTGGGCGTGTCGATGCAAATCAGCCACTTTATCAACTGGATGACGCCATTTACCAAGCGGATGTGGATAGTGCGCGCGCTAAATTACAGGGTGCCAATGCGGCAATGAATATCGCTCGCCTCAAGGCTGAGCGCACCGCAGGCCTTGTTAAGAGTGGCGCTGTCAGCAAGCAGGAGAATGATGTCGCAGAGGCAGATTTGCAGGAAGCCCGTGCCTCTGTTGCTGCTGCCAGGGCGGAGTTACATCGAGCCGAGATCCAGCTGGACTACGCCCAGATTACCTCGCCGATTACTGGCCGTATTGGTAAATCCAGTGTTACCCAGGGCGCCTTGGTAGCGGCCAATCAGGCCGCAACTTTGGCCACTGTGCAACAGCTGGACCCCATCTATGTGGATGTTACCCAGTCCGCAGCAGAGCTGGTCAGCCTGCGTCGGGCCCTCCAGGCGGGTACATTGGCAGATGCCACAAACCTGCCAGTTAAGATTTTGCTGGAAGATGGCAGTGAGTTTGAACACCAAGGCAAGCTCGAGTTTGCCGAAGCCAGTGTCGATCCCTCTACTGGCAGTGTGTTGCTGCGAGTCGTTGTCCCCAATCCAGACAATATGCTGCTGCCAGGCATGTACGTGCGCGCGATAGTCGGTAGCGGTGTACGGGAACATGCCATTCTGGTGCCTCAACAAGGTATTGCAAGGGACCCGAAAGGTAACACTTCGGCAATGGTGGTCAATGAAGAGAATATTGTTGCCCAACGTTCCGTGCGGGTCAGTCGCACAGTCGGTAACCGCTGGTTGGTAGAAGAGGGGCTGGAGCCCGGTGACCGTGTCGTAGTGGCTGGATTGCAGAAAATTCGCCCCGGTGCGCCGGTGCAGCCTAGTGAACGTGAGGATAAACAGGTACCTGCAGCAGCTGGTGACGACGACGATGCTGCTGAGCAGGGTTCCTGA
- a CDS encoding TetR family transcriptional regulator: MAKYREEQILNTRERILDAAIRVFHESGVTHASLTAVAELAGVTRDSLHSHFRDRVGLLNALTERMRLPGEDLCAAAGDELKRDPLGTLRTRWIWLFDEIACNDEWQRLLEIIFLPCDPISEVCESTHRIKQGRTERLERMGELLEIALSAGQLPADLDLKLAQQMLHGGLFGVLEDWLLSPRFVDLGDLGEHYFDALLDMIRFSPELRLNRQQARTLH; the protein is encoded by the coding sequence ATGGCTAAATATAGAGAAGAGCAAATACTTAACACCCGAGAGCGTATTTTAGACGCCGCGATTCGTGTTTTTCACGAATCTGGCGTCACCCACGCCTCCCTAACGGCAGTCGCAGAGCTTGCCGGAGTCACTCGTGATTCCCTGCATAGCCATTTCCGCGACAGAGTTGGGCTACTCAACGCTCTAACCGAGCGCATGCGCCTGCCCGGTGAAGACCTCTGCGCGGCGGCCGGTGATGAGTTGAAGAGAGACCCTCTAGGCACCCTGCGTACCCGCTGGATATGGCTATTCGATGAGATTGCCTGCAATGATGAATGGCAGCGCTTGCTGGAGATTATCTTCCTGCCATGCGACCCAATCAGTGAAGTATGCGAGTCCACTCACCGTATTAAGCAAGGCCGCACAGAGCGGTTGGAGCGAATGGGAGAATTGTTGGAGATTGCACTTTCAGCCGGTCAATTACCTGCTGATCTGGATCTGAAACTGGCCCAACAAATGCTTCACGGAGGACTTTTTGGTGTTCTGGAAGACTGGCTTCTTTCTCCACGCTTTGTAGACCTTGGCGACTTAGGTGAACATTATTTTGATGCTCTCCTAGATATGATTCGCTTCTCCCCAGAACTGCGTCTAAACAGGCAGCAAGCACGAACTTTGCACTGA
- a CDS encoding isoaspartyl peptidase/L-asparaginase: MPFQSLTILAVDQNGNLSGACTTSGAAFKMHGRVGDSPIIGAGLYVDNEVGAATATGMGELMIKTVGCHQVVELMRHGYTPEEACREAVERIARKLGDYKKFQVGFLALDKAGNYGAHCIHPGFNYAVRDASGAQLVDSKSKLG, encoded by the coding sequence TTGCCCTTTCAATCGCTAACCATCTTAGCCGTGGACCAGAACGGCAATCTCTCAGGTGCCTGCACCACCAGTGGCGCGGCTTTCAAGATGCATGGGCGGGTAGGGGACTCGCCGATTATCGGTGCCGGACTCTATGTCGACAATGAAGTGGGTGCGGCTACTGCCACGGGTATGGGCGAGCTAATGATCAAGACTGTCGGTTGCCATCAAGTCGTGGAGCTGATGCGTCATGGCTACACACCGGAGGAAGCCTGTCGTGAGGCGGTGGAGCGTATTGCGCGCAAGCTGGGGGACTATAAGAAGTTCCAGGTGGGTTTCCTGGCTTTAGATAAAGCCGGTAATTACGGTGCTCACTGTATTCACCCGGGTTTTAATTATGCAGTAAGAGATGCGAGCGGTGCACAATTAGTAGATTCGAAAAGTAAACTCGGCTGA
- a CDS encoding YjhX family toxin, producing MNISKHEQRVLHVLALGGEIHLLRRESGKPYDVTCYTRDGNVLSSCTFDIFKRLKSKKLIGSKNGQPYRITRLGATSVQSQMIQR from the coding sequence TTGAACATTTCAAAGCACGAGCAGCGCGTCCTGCACGTTCTCGCACTTGGTGGTGAGATACACCTCCTTCGCCGTGAAAGCGGCAAACCCTATGATGTCACTTGCTACACACGGGATGGTAACGTCCTGTCTAGCTGTACTTTTGACATTTTTAAACGCTTAAAAAGCAAAAAACTCATCGGCTCAAAAAATGGTCAGCCCTATCGTATTACGCGATTGGGGGCTACCTCTGTGCAGTCGCAAATGATCCAACGCTAA
- a CDS encoding GNAT family N-acetyltransferase → MNTSETEIIKNIHLLAFGEEEGAETADLAESFLALPDTISINAERDGKIVGNIIFTPFLFKDHPDKKCYLLAPIGVLPEYQHGHGVGKELMQSGITHLKNCDVDAVFVLGVPTYYPRYGFVPTDKQTPYPDLLTLPASWMVLELNPGVVSLLSGETTAVEPIMQPIWWDTSGRG, encoded by the coding sequence ATGAACACTTCAGAGACAGAAATAATCAAAAACATCCACCTTTTGGCATTTGGAGAAGAGGAAGGAGCTGAAACGGCTGATTTAGCTGAATCCTTTCTCGCGTTGCCAGATACTATTTCAATCAATGCAGAGCGAGATGGAAAAATAGTAGGCAATATTATTTTTACGCCATTTCTGTTTAAAGACCACCCCGATAAAAAGTGTTATCTACTAGCTCCTATCGGTGTACTACCTGAATATCAACATGGTCATGGTGTTGGTAAAGAGTTAATGCAGTCAGGCATCACTCACTTAAAAAACTGTGATGTTGATGCAGTTTTTGTATTGGGTGTGCCTACTTATTACCCACGATATGGATTTGTCCCAACAGACAAACAAACGCCATACCCAGATCTTCTCACGTTACCAGCTTCATGGATGGTGCTTGAGCTGAATCCGGGGGTGGTTAGTCTTCTCAGTGGTGAAACCACTGCTGTAGAGCCAATTATGCAGCCTATCTGGTGGGATACATCGGGGCGCGGTTAA
- a CDS encoding IS30 family transposase, with protein MGTRTNQLTLKERYQIEVLNGQNYSARAIGLRLNRSNKTISRELGRYSPYCAESAHRQALQRRHGAIKHTKLDFAMQVQIDHQLKNASPEQIAGRMQLERCAKTVSCSTIYRWVSRLNWRSRLPRKAKPYQKRAGSEAGVKLIPERIDIDQRPAIVDENTEIGHWEGDTVYGQDGYLVTLVERVSKLLLTRRVPNKSKKTVSRAIKQMLKPYQAICKTITFDNGGEFAGHQSIAQKLGCRIYFAKPYHSWERGLNENTNGLLRRFFPKGVEIGKIPKSRIDDAVFRINTRPRKVLNYLSPLEFLAGKRVSLMLAI; from the coding sequence ATGGGAACCCGTACCAACCAGCTGACCTTGAAAGAACGATACCAGATTGAGGTCCTTAATGGGCAGAACTATTCAGCCCGAGCCATTGGACTACGCCTCAATAGATCCAATAAGACTATCTCTCGTGAGCTTGGTCGTTACAGCCCTTACTGTGCCGAGAGTGCCCACCGTCAGGCACTGCAACGACGGCACGGAGCTATTAAACATACCAAGCTCGACTTTGCCATGCAGGTACAAATCGACCACCAGCTGAAAAATGCAAGTCCTGAACAAATCGCTGGGCGAATGCAGCTTGAGAGGTGTGCGAAAACGGTTAGTTGTTCAACAATTTACCGCTGGGTCAGTCGACTTAACTGGAGGTCACGTCTGCCAAGGAAAGCCAAACCTTATCAGAAACGGGCAGGTTCCGAGGCAGGCGTAAAGCTTATTCCAGAGCGCATAGATATTGATCAAAGACCTGCGATTGTCGATGAAAACACTGAGATCGGTCACTGGGAAGGCGATACAGTTTATGGTCAAGATGGCTATCTGGTGACACTGGTTGAACGAGTTTCCAAATTATTGCTCACTCGCAGAGTCCCAAATAAGAGCAAGAAAACAGTGAGCCGGGCGATCAAGCAGATGTTGAAGCCATATCAGGCCATCTGTAAAACCATCACCTTCGATAATGGAGGAGAATTTGCAGGTCATCAATCGATTGCGCAGAAGCTAGGATGCAGAATATATTTTGCGAAACCTTACCACTCTTGGGAACGCGGGCTGAACGAAAACACTAATGGCCTTTTGAGGCGCTTCTTCCCAAAAGGAGTGGAAATTGGCAAGATACCAAAAAGCCGTATTGATGACGCAGTGTTTCGAATCAATACTCGACCTAGGAAAGTACTAAATTACTTGAGCCCGCTGGAATTTTTGGCGGGTAAACGTGTGTCACTTATGTTGGCAATCTAG
- a CDS encoding isoaspartyl peptidase/L-asparaginase family protein produces MISKRKFLKYSFLGTAGALATPSVAAMARRYTKKGKKPVVISTWNHGGPANEAAWQVLSEGGRALDAVEAGARVPEADPQVTSAGYGGFPDRDGVVTLDACIMDDKQNCGSVAFLQGIKHPISVARKVMEETPHVMLVGEGAQRFALEQGFEIENLLTPKAEAAWREWKRESRYQPVINRENHDTIGILGKRYAN; encoded by the coding sequence GTGATCAGCAAAAGAAAATTCCTGAAATATTCCTTCCTGGGCACGGCTGGCGCCCTGGCAACACCTTCAGTGGCAGCTATGGCAAGGCGTTATACGAAGAAGGGAAAAAAGCCCGTAGTCATATCAACCTGGAACCATGGGGGCCCAGCCAATGAGGCAGCTTGGCAGGTTCTCAGCGAAGGTGGCAGGGCTTTGGATGCCGTAGAGGCAGGTGCTCGGGTGCCGGAAGCTGACCCGCAGGTAACCAGTGCTGGCTATGGCGGTTTTCCCGATCGCGATGGTGTAGTGACTCTTGATGCCTGCATTATGGATGACAAACAAAATTGTGGTTCAGTGGCTTTTTTACAAGGTATCAAGCATCCCATCTCGGTTGCGCGAAAGGTGATGGAGGAAACTCCACATGTGATGTTGGTCGGCGAGGGCGCACAGCGTTTTGCGCTTGAACAGGGATTTGAGATTGAGAACCTGCTAACTCCAAAAGCTGAAGCCGCCTGGCGTGAGTGGAAGCGCGAGTCCCGTTACCAGCCGGTAATCAATAGAGAAAACCACGATACTATCGGCATCTTAGGTAAGCGGTACGCAAACTAA